One genomic segment of Canis lupus baileyi chromosome 9, mCanLup2.hap1, whole genome shotgun sequence includes these proteins:
- the PRMT5 gene encoding protein arginine N-methyltransferase 5 isoform X2, with amino-acid sequence MAAMAVGGAGGSRVSSGRDLNCVPEIADTLGAVAKQGFDFLCMPVFHPRFKREFTQEPAKNRPGPQTRSDLLLSGRDWNTLIVGKLSPWIRPDSKVEKIRRNSEAAMLQELNFGAYLGLPAFLLPLNQEDNTNLARVLTNHIHTGHHSSMFWMRVPLVAPEDLRDDIIENAPSTHTEEYSGEEKTWMWWHNFRTLCDYSKRIAVALEIGADLPSNHVIDRWLGEPIKAAILPTSIFLTNKKGFPVLSKMHQRLIFRLLKLEVQFIITGTNHHSEKEFCSYLQYLEYLSQNRPPPNAYELFAKGYEDYLQSPLQPLMDNLESQTYEVFEKDPIKYSQYQQAIYKCLLDRVPDEEKDTNIQVLMVLGAGRGPLVNASLRAAKQADRRIKLYAVEKNPNAVVTLENWQFEEWGSQVTVVSSDMREWVAPEKADIIVSELLGSFADNELSPECLDGAQHFLKDDGVSIPGEYTSFLAPISSSKLYNEVRACREKDRDPEAQFEMPYVVRLHNFHQLSAPQPCFTFSHPNRDPMIDNNRYCTLEFPVEVNTVLHGFAGYFETVLYQDITLSIRPETHSPGMFSWFPILFPIKQPITVREGQTICVRFWRCSNSKKVWYEWAVTAPVCSAIHNPTGRSYTIGL; translated from the exons ATGGCGGCGATGGCGGTCGGAGGTGCCGGTGGGAGCCGCGTGTCCAGCGGGAGGGACCTGAACTGCGTGCCCGAAATAGCTGACACTTTGGGGGCTGTGGCCAAGCAGGG GTTTGATTTCCTCTGCATGCCTGTCTTCCACCCGCGTTTCAAGAGGGAGTTCACTCAGGAACCTGCTAAGAATCGGCCGGGCCCCCAGACACGATCAGACCTACTGCTGTCAGGAAGGG ACTGGAATACGCTAATTGTGGGAAAGCTTTCTCCATGGATTCGTCCAGACTCAAAAGTGGAGAAGATCCGCAGGAACTCTGAGGCG GCAATGTTACAGGAGCTGAATTTTGGGGCATATTTGGGTCTTCCAGCTTTCCTGTTGCCCCTAAATCAGGAAGATAACACAAACTTGGCCAGGGTTTTGACCAACCACATCCACACTGGCCACCACTCGTCCATG TTCTGGATGCGGGTACCCTTGGTGGCTCCAGAGGACCTGAGAGATGATATAATTGAGAATGCACCAAGTACACATACAGAGGAGTATAGTGGAGAGGAGAAGACATGGATGTG GTGGCACAACTTCAGGACCTTGTGTGACTATAGCAAGAGGATTGCAGTGG CTCTTGAAATTGGGGCTGACCTCCCATCTAATCATGTCATTGATCGTTGGCTTGGGGAGCCCATCAAAGCAGCCATTCTCCCCACCAGCATTTTCCTGACCAATAAGAAGGGATTTCCTGTTCTTTCTAAGATGCACCAGAGGCTGATCTTCCGGCTTCTCAAG TTGGAAGTGCAGTTCATCATCACAGGCACCAACCACCACTCAGAGAAGGAGTTCTGCTCTTATCTCCAGTACCTGGAATACCTGAGCCAGAACCGCCCTCCACCCAATGCCTATGAACTCTTTGCCAAGGGCTATGAAGACTATCTGCAGTCTCCACTCCAG CCACTGATGGACAATCTGGAATCTCAGACTTATGAAGTGTTTGAAAAGGACCCTATCAAATATTCTCAATATCAGCAG gccATCTATAAATGTCTGTTAGATCGAGTGCCAGATGAGGAGAAGGATACCAATATCCA GGTGCTAATGGTGCTGGGAGCAGGCCGGGGTCCCCTGGTGAACGCTTCCCTGCGGGCAGCCAAGCAGGCTGACCGGCGGATAAAGCTGTATGCTGTGGAGAAGAATCCAAATGCTGTGGTGAC GCTAGAGAACTGGCAATTTGAAGAATGGGGAAGCCAGGTGACAGTAGTCTCATCGGACATGCGGGAATGGGTGGCTCCAGAGAAGGCAGACATCATCGTCAGTGAGCTTCTAGGCTCCTTCGCTGACAATGAACTGTCACCTGAGTGCCTGGATGGAGCCCAACACTTCCTAAAAG ATGATGGTGTGAGCATCCCTGGGGAGTACACCTCCTTTCTGgctcccatctcctcctccaaGTTATACAATGAGGTCAGAGCCTGTCGAGAAAAGGACCGAGACCCTGAG GCCCAGTTCGAGATGCCTTATGTGGTGCGGCTGCACAACTTCCACCAGTTGTCTGCGCCCCAGCCCTGTTTCACCTTCAGCCATCCCAATAGAG ATCCTATGATTGACAACAACCGCTACTGCACCTTGGAGTTTCCCGTGGAGGTGAATACAGTGCTACATGGCTTTGCAGGCTACTTTGAGACTGTGCTTTATCAGGACATCACCCTAA GTATCCGTCCAGAAACTCACTCTCCTGGGATGTTCTCATGGTTTCCCATCCTCTTCCCCATCAAG
- the PRMT5 gene encoding protein arginine N-methyltransferase 5 isoform X1, which yields MAAMAVGGAGGSRVSSGRDLNCVPEIADTLGAVAKQGFDFLCMPVFHPRFKREFTQEPAKNRPGPQTRSDLLLSGRVLSFLDGGSADWNTLIVGKLSPWIRPDSKVEKIRRNSEAAMLQELNFGAYLGLPAFLLPLNQEDNTNLARVLTNHIHTGHHSSMFWMRVPLVAPEDLRDDIIENAPSTHTEEYSGEEKTWMWWHNFRTLCDYSKRIAVALEIGADLPSNHVIDRWLGEPIKAAILPTSIFLTNKKGFPVLSKMHQRLIFRLLKLEVQFIITGTNHHSEKEFCSYLQYLEYLSQNRPPPNAYELFAKGYEDYLQSPLQPLMDNLESQTYEVFEKDPIKYSQYQQAIYKCLLDRVPDEEKDTNIQVLMVLGAGRGPLVNASLRAAKQADRRIKLYAVEKNPNAVVTLENWQFEEWGSQVTVVSSDMREWVAPEKADIIVSELLGSFADNELSPECLDGAQHFLKDDGVSIPGEYTSFLAPISSSKLYNEVRACREKDRDPEAQFEMPYVVRLHNFHQLSAPQPCFTFSHPNRDPMIDNNRYCTLEFPVEVNTVLHGFAGYFETVLYQDITLSIRPETHSPGMFSWFPILFPIKQPITVREGQTICVRFWRCSNSKKVWYEWAVTAPVCSAIHNPTGRSYTIGL from the exons ATGGCGGCGATGGCGGTCGGAGGTGCCGGTGGGAGCCGCGTGTCCAGCGGGAGGGACCTGAACTGCGTGCCCGAAATAGCTGACACTTTGGGGGCTGTGGCCAAGCAGGG GTTTGATTTCCTCTGCATGCCTGTCTTCCACCCGCGTTTCAAGAGGGAGTTCACTCAGGAACCTGCTAAGAATCGGCCGGGCCCCCAGACACGATCAGACCTACTGCTGTCAGGAAGGG TTTTGTCTTTCTTGGATGGGGGGAGTGCAGACTGGAATACGCTAATTGTGGGAAAGCTTTCTCCATGGATTCGTCCAGACTCAAAAGTGGAGAAGATCCGCAGGAACTCTGAGGCG GCAATGTTACAGGAGCTGAATTTTGGGGCATATTTGGGTCTTCCAGCTTTCCTGTTGCCCCTAAATCAGGAAGATAACACAAACTTGGCCAGGGTTTTGACCAACCACATCCACACTGGCCACCACTCGTCCATG TTCTGGATGCGGGTACCCTTGGTGGCTCCAGAGGACCTGAGAGATGATATAATTGAGAATGCACCAAGTACACATACAGAGGAGTATAGTGGAGAGGAGAAGACATGGATGTG GTGGCACAACTTCAGGACCTTGTGTGACTATAGCAAGAGGATTGCAGTGG CTCTTGAAATTGGGGCTGACCTCCCATCTAATCATGTCATTGATCGTTGGCTTGGGGAGCCCATCAAAGCAGCCATTCTCCCCACCAGCATTTTCCTGACCAATAAGAAGGGATTTCCTGTTCTTTCTAAGATGCACCAGAGGCTGATCTTCCGGCTTCTCAAG TTGGAAGTGCAGTTCATCATCACAGGCACCAACCACCACTCAGAGAAGGAGTTCTGCTCTTATCTCCAGTACCTGGAATACCTGAGCCAGAACCGCCCTCCACCCAATGCCTATGAACTCTTTGCCAAGGGCTATGAAGACTATCTGCAGTCTCCACTCCAG CCACTGATGGACAATCTGGAATCTCAGACTTATGAAGTGTTTGAAAAGGACCCTATCAAATATTCTCAATATCAGCAG gccATCTATAAATGTCTGTTAGATCGAGTGCCAGATGAGGAGAAGGATACCAATATCCA GGTGCTAATGGTGCTGGGAGCAGGCCGGGGTCCCCTGGTGAACGCTTCCCTGCGGGCAGCCAAGCAGGCTGACCGGCGGATAAAGCTGTATGCTGTGGAGAAGAATCCAAATGCTGTGGTGAC GCTAGAGAACTGGCAATTTGAAGAATGGGGAAGCCAGGTGACAGTAGTCTCATCGGACATGCGGGAATGGGTGGCTCCAGAGAAGGCAGACATCATCGTCAGTGAGCTTCTAGGCTCCTTCGCTGACAATGAACTGTCACCTGAGTGCCTGGATGGAGCCCAACACTTCCTAAAAG ATGATGGTGTGAGCATCCCTGGGGAGTACACCTCCTTTCTGgctcccatctcctcctccaaGTTATACAATGAGGTCAGAGCCTGTCGAGAAAAGGACCGAGACCCTGAG GCCCAGTTCGAGATGCCTTATGTGGTGCGGCTGCACAACTTCCACCAGTTGTCTGCGCCCCAGCCCTGTTTCACCTTCAGCCATCCCAATAGAG ATCCTATGATTGACAACAACCGCTACTGCACCTTGGAGTTTCCCGTGGAGGTGAATACAGTGCTACATGGCTTTGCAGGCTACTTTGAGACTGTGCTTTATCAGGACATCACCCTAA GTATCCGTCCAGAAACTCACTCTCCTGGGATGTTCTCATGGTTTCCCATCCTCTTCCCCATCAAG
- the PRMT5 gene encoding protein arginine N-methyltransferase 5 isoform X5: MLQELNFGAYLGLPAFLLPLNQEDNTNLARVLTNHIHTGHHSSMFWMRVPLVAPEDLRDDIIENAPSTHTEEYSGEEKTWMWWHNFRTLCDYSKRIAVALEIGADLPSNHVIDRWLGEPIKAAILPTSIFLTNKKGFPVLSKMHQRLIFRLLKLEVQFIITGTNHHSEKEFCSYLQYLEYLSQNRPPPNAYELFAKGYEDYLQSPLQPLMDNLESQTYEVFEKDPIKYSQYQQAIYKCLLDRVPDEEKDTNIQVLMVLGAGRGPLVNASLRAAKQADRRIKLYAVEKNPNAVVTLENWQFEEWGSQVTVVSSDMREWVAPEKADIIVSELLGSFADNELSPECLDGAQHFLKDDGVSIPGEYTSFLAPISSSKLYNEVRACREKDRDPEAQFEMPYVVRLHNFHQLSAPQPCFTFSHPNRDPMIDNNRYCTLEFPVEVNTVLHGFAGYFETVLYQDITLSIRPETHSPGMFSWFPILFPIKQPITVREGQTICVRFWRCSNSKKVWYEWAVTAPVCSAIHNPTGRSYTIGL, translated from the exons ATGTTACAGGAGCTGAATTTTGGGGCATATTTGGGTCTTCCAGCTTTCCTGTTGCCCCTAAATCAGGAAGATAACACAAACTTGGCCAGGGTTTTGACCAACCACATCCACACTGGCCACCACTCGTCCATG TTCTGGATGCGGGTACCCTTGGTGGCTCCAGAGGACCTGAGAGATGATATAATTGAGAATGCACCAAGTACACATACAGAGGAGTATAGTGGAGAGGAGAAGACATGGATGTG GTGGCACAACTTCAGGACCTTGTGTGACTATAGCAAGAGGATTGCAGTGG CTCTTGAAATTGGGGCTGACCTCCCATCTAATCATGTCATTGATCGTTGGCTTGGGGAGCCCATCAAAGCAGCCATTCTCCCCACCAGCATTTTCCTGACCAATAAGAAGGGATTTCCTGTTCTTTCTAAGATGCACCAGAGGCTGATCTTCCGGCTTCTCAAG TTGGAAGTGCAGTTCATCATCACAGGCACCAACCACCACTCAGAGAAGGAGTTCTGCTCTTATCTCCAGTACCTGGAATACCTGAGCCAGAACCGCCCTCCACCCAATGCCTATGAACTCTTTGCCAAGGGCTATGAAGACTATCTGCAGTCTCCACTCCAG CCACTGATGGACAATCTGGAATCTCAGACTTATGAAGTGTTTGAAAAGGACCCTATCAAATATTCTCAATATCAGCAG gccATCTATAAATGTCTGTTAGATCGAGTGCCAGATGAGGAGAAGGATACCAATATCCA GGTGCTAATGGTGCTGGGAGCAGGCCGGGGTCCCCTGGTGAACGCTTCCCTGCGGGCAGCCAAGCAGGCTGACCGGCGGATAAAGCTGTATGCTGTGGAGAAGAATCCAAATGCTGTGGTGAC GCTAGAGAACTGGCAATTTGAAGAATGGGGAAGCCAGGTGACAGTAGTCTCATCGGACATGCGGGAATGGGTGGCTCCAGAGAAGGCAGACATCATCGTCAGTGAGCTTCTAGGCTCCTTCGCTGACAATGAACTGTCACCTGAGTGCCTGGATGGAGCCCAACACTTCCTAAAAG ATGATGGTGTGAGCATCCCTGGGGAGTACACCTCCTTTCTGgctcccatctcctcctccaaGTTATACAATGAGGTCAGAGCCTGTCGAGAAAAGGACCGAGACCCTGAG GCCCAGTTCGAGATGCCTTATGTGGTGCGGCTGCACAACTTCCACCAGTTGTCTGCGCCCCAGCCCTGTTTCACCTTCAGCCATCCCAATAGAG ATCCTATGATTGACAACAACCGCTACTGCACCTTGGAGTTTCCCGTGGAGGTGAATACAGTGCTACATGGCTTTGCAGGCTACTTTGAGACTGTGCTTTATCAGGACATCACCCTAA GTATCCGTCCAGAAACTCACTCTCCTGGGATGTTCTCATGGTTTCCCATCCTCTTCCCCATCAAG
- the PRMT5 gene encoding protein arginine N-methyltransferase 5 isoform X4 translates to MRAPNSGTKRDRLVIPERQGFDFLCMPVFHPRFKREFTQEPAKNRPGPQTRSDLLLSGRDWNTLIVGKLSPWIRPDSKVEKIRRNSEAAMLQELNFGAYLGLPAFLLPLNQEDNTNLARVLTNHIHTGHHSSMFWMRVPLVAPEDLRDDIIENAPSTHTEEYSGEEKTWMWWHNFRTLCDYSKRIAVALEIGADLPSNHVIDRWLGEPIKAAILPTSIFLTNKKGFPVLSKMHQRLIFRLLKLEVQFIITGTNHHSEKEFCSYLQYLEYLSQNRPPPNAYELFAKGYEDYLQSPLQPLMDNLESQTYEVFEKDPIKYSQYQQAIYKCLLDRVPDEEKDTNIQVLMVLGAGRGPLVNASLRAAKQADRRIKLYAVEKNPNAVVTLENWQFEEWGSQVTVVSSDMREWVAPEKADIIVSELLGSFADNELSPECLDGAQHFLKDDGVSIPGEYTSFLAPISSSKLYNEVRACREKDRDPEAQFEMPYVVRLHNFHQLSAPQPCFTFSHPNRDPMIDNNRYCTLEFPVEVNTVLHGFAGYFETVLYQDITLSIRPETHSPGMFSWFPILFPIKQPITVREGQTICVRFWRCSNSKKVWYEWAVTAPVCSAIHNPTGRSYTIGL, encoded by the exons ATGCGGGCTCCGAACTCGGGGACGAAGAGGGACAGACTAGTCATCCCCGaaaggcaggg GTTTGATTTCCTCTGCATGCCTGTCTTCCACCCGCGTTTCAAGAGGGAGTTCACTCAGGAACCTGCTAAGAATCGGCCGGGCCCCCAGACACGATCAGACCTACTGCTGTCAGGAAGGG ACTGGAATACGCTAATTGTGGGAAAGCTTTCTCCATGGATTCGTCCAGACTCAAAAGTGGAGAAGATCCGCAGGAACTCTGAGGCG GCAATGTTACAGGAGCTGAATTTTGGGGCATATTTGGGTCTTCCAGCTTTCCTGTTGCCCCTAAATCAGGAAGATAACACAAACTTGGCCAGGGTTTTGACCAACCACATCCACACTGGCCACCACTCGTCCATG TTCTGGATGCGGGTACCCTTGGTGGCTCCAGAGGACCTGAGAGATGATATAATTGAGAATGCACCAAGTACACATACAGAGGAGTATAGTGGAGAGGAGAAGACATGGATGTG GTGGCACAACTTCAGGACCTTGTGTGACTATAGCAAGAGGATTGCAGTGG CTCTTGAAATTGGGGCTGACCTCCCATCTAATCATGTCATTGATCGTTGGCTTGGGGAGCCCATCAAAGCAGCCATTCTCCCCACCAGCATTTTCCTGACCAATAAGAAGGGATTTCCTGTTCTTTCTAAGATGCACCAGAGGCTGATCTTCCGGCTTCTCAAG TTGGAAGTGCAGTTCATCATCACAGGCACCAACCACCACTCAGAGAAGGAGTTCTGCTCTTATCTCCAGTACCTGGAATACCTGAGCCAGAACCGCCCTCCACCCAATGCCTATGAACTCTTTGCCAAGGGCTATGAAGACTATCTGCAGTCTCCACTCCAG CCACTGATGGACAATCTGGAATCTCAGACTTATGAAGTGTTTGAAAAGGACCCTATCAAATATTCTCAATATCAGCAG gccATCTATAAATGTCTGTTAGATCGAGTGCCAGATGAGGAGAAGGATACCAATATCCA GGTGCTAATGGTGCTGGGAGCAGGCCGGGGTCCCCTGGTGAACGCTTCCCTGCGGGCAGCCAAGCAGGCTGACCGGCGGATAAAGCTGTATGCTGTGGAGAAGAATCCAAATGCTGTGGTGAC GCTAGAGAACTGGCAATTTGAAGAATGGGGAAGCCAGGTGACAGTAGTCTCATCGGACATGCGGGAATGGGTGGCTCCAGAGAAGGCAGACATCATCGTCAGTGAGCTTCTAGGCTCCTTCGCTGACAATGAACTGTCACCTGAGTGCCTGGATGGAGCCCAACACTTCCTAAAAG ATGATGGTGTGAGCATCCCTGGGGAGTACACCTCCTTTCTGgctcccatctcctcctccaaGTTATACAATGAGGTCAGAGCCTGTCGAGAAAAGGACCGAGACCCTGAG GCCCAGTTCGAGATGCCTTATGTGGTGCGGCTGCACAACTTCCACCAGTTGTCTGCGCCCCAGCCCTGTTTCACCTTCAGCCATCCCAATAGAG ATCCTATGATTGACAACAACCGCTACTGCACCTTGGAGTTTCCCGTGGAGGTGAATACAGTGCTACATGGCTTTGCAGGCTACTTTGAGACTGTGCTTTATCAGGACATCACCCTAA GTATCCGTCCAGAAACTCACTCTCCTGGGATGTTCTCATGGTTTCCCATCCTCTTCCCCATCAAG
- the PRMT5 gene encoding protein arginine N-methyltransferase 5 isoform X3, whose translation MRAPNSGTKRDRLVIPERQGFDFLCMPVFHPRFKREFTQEPAKNRPGPQTRSDLLLSGRVLSFLDGGSADWNTLIVGKLSPWIRPDSKVEKIRRNSEAAMLQELNFGAYLGLPAFLLPLNQEDNTNLARVLTNHIHTGHHSSMFWMRVPLVAPEDLRDDIIENAPSTHTEEYSGEEKTWMWWHNFRTLCDYSKRIAVALEIGADLPSNHVIDRWLGEPIKAAILPTSIFLTNKKGFPVLSKMHQRLIFRLLKLEVQFIITGTNHHSEKEFCSYLQYLEYLSQNRPPPNAYELFAKGYEDYLQSPLQPLMDNLESQTYEVFEKDPIKYSQYQQAIYKCLLDRVPDEEKDTNIQVLMVLGAGRGPLVNASLRAAKQADRRIKLYAVEKNPNAVVTLENWQFEEWGSQVTVVSSDMREWVAPEKADIIVSELLGSFADNELSPECLDGAQHFLKDDGVSIPGEYTSFLAPISSSKLYNEVRACREKDRDPEAQFEMPYVVRLHNFHQLSAPQPCFTFSHPNRDPMIDNNRYCTLEFPVEVNTVLHGFAGYFETVLYQDITLSIRPETHSPGMFSWFPILFPIKQPITVREGQTICVRFWRCSNSKKVWYEWAVTAPVCSAIHNPTGRSYTIGL comes from the exons ATGCGGGCTCCGAACTCGGGGACGAAGAGGGACAGACTAGTCATCCCCGaaaggcaggg GTTTGATTTCCTCTGCATGCCTGTCTTCCACCCGCGTTTCAAGAGGGAGTTCACTCAGGAACCTGCTAAGAATCGGCCGGGCCCCCAGACACGATCAGACCTACTGCTGTCAGGAAGGG TTTTGTCTTTCTTGGATGGGGGGAGTGCAGACTGGAATACGCTAATTGTGGGAAAGCTTTCTCCATGGATTCGTCCAGACTCAAAAGTGGAGAAGATCCGCAGGAACTCTGAGGCG GCAATGTTACAGGAGCTGAATTTTGGGGCATATTTGGGTCTTCCAGCTTTCCTGTTGCCCCTAAATCAGGAAGATAACACAAACTTGGCCAGGGTTTTGACCAACCACATCCACACTGGCCACCACTCGTCCATG TTCTGGATGCGGGTACCCTTGGTGGCTCCAGAGGACCTGAGAGATGATATAATTGAGAATGCACCAAGTACACATACAGAGGAGTATAGTGGAGAGGAGAAGACATGGATGTG GTGGCACAACTTCAGGACCTTGTGTGACTATAGCAAGAGGATTGCAGTGG CTCTTGAAATTGGGGCTGACCTCCCATCTAATCATGTCATTGATCGTTGGCTTGGGGAGCCCATCAAAGCAGCCATTCTCCCCACCAGCATTTTCCTGACCAATAAGAAGGGATTTCCTGTTCTTTCTAAGATGCACCAGAGGCTGATCTTCCGGCTTCTCAAG TTGGAAGTGCAGTTCATCATCACAGGCACCAACCACCACTCAGAGAAGGAGTTCTGCTCTTATCTCCAGTACCTGGAATACCTGAGCCAGAACCGCCCTCCACCCAATGCCTATGAACTCTTTGCCAAGGGCTATGAAGACTATCTGCAGTCTCCACTCCAG CCACTGATGGACAATCTGGAATCTCAGACTTATGAAGTGTTTGAAAAGGACCCTATCAAATATTCTCAATATCAGCAG gccATCTATAAATGTCTGTTAGATCGAGTGCCAGATGAGGAGAAGGATACCAATATCCA GGTGCTAATGGTGCTGGGAGCAGGCCGGGGTCCCCTGGTGAACGCTTCCCTGCGGGCAGCCAAGCAGGCTGACCGGCGGATAAAGCTGTATGCTGTGGAGAAGAATCCAAATGCTGTGGTGAC GCTAGAGAACTGGCAATTTGAAGAATGGGGAAGCCAGGTGACAGTAGTCTCATCGGACATGCGGGAATGGGTGGCTCCAGAGAAGGCAGACATCATCGTCAGTGAGCTTCTAGGCTCCTTCGCTGACAATGAACTGTCACCTGAGTGCCTGGATGGAGCCCAACACTTCCTAAAAG ATGATGGTGTGAGCATCCCTGGGGAGTACACCTCCTTTCTGgctcccatctcctcctccaaGTTATACAATGAGGTCAGAGCCTGTCGAGAAAAGGACCGAGACCCTGAG GCCCAGTTCGAGATGCCTTATGTGGTGCGGCTGCACAACTTCCACCAGTTGTCTGCGCCCCAGCCCTGTTTCACCTTCAGCCATCCCAATAGAG ATCCTATGATTGACAACAACCGCTACTGCACCTTGGAGTTTCCCGTGGAGGTGAATACAGTGCTACATGGCTTTGCAGGCTACTTTGAGACTGTGCTTTATCAGGACATCACCCTAA GTATCCGTCCAGAAACTCACTCTCCTGGGATGTTCTCATGGTTTCCCATCCTCTTCCCCATCAAG